In Candidatus Pantoea floridensis, the genomic window CGCAGGCCAGCAAACTGTGCCGGGCGGTCCAGCGAAGGACTTTTACCGAAGGTCTCATAATCGTGAAATAAGAAGGTGAACTCAGAGGCGGGCACGGCATTATCCTGGCTGTGGAGAATCAACGCACAGGATAGTCGTCCCTGGGTGGCAGTACAACCTTGATCATCCTCGCTGCGAGCGGGCGCGCAGCATTTAGGCGCAGTTCATACTTTTTTTCAATTTATTCAGATCTGTAAGCGCTATTTGCCGTAAAACGTGCGGCGGTAAATTCATTTTTTTGATTTCGAGGAAGAAGTGTTGAAAAGGCGTCTGCTGGTAACTGTATCTGGAATGATTGTTTGGGCATCGTTGGCGCAGGCCGACGACAGCATGCCGTTTCCCCTGACGCCACCGCCGATTGATGCGGCTTCGTGGGTGCTAATGGACGCCACTACCGGCCAGATTCTAACCGCCGGTAATCCGGACGAAGAGCGCAACCCGGCAAGTTTGACAAAACTGATGACCGGCTATGTGGTCGATCGCGCGATCGATCAGAATAAAGTCAGCCGCGATGACAAAGTCACCATCGGTAAAGATGCGTGGGGCGCAGGCAATCCGGTGTTCAAGGGCTCTTCACTGATGTTCCTTAAACCGGGCGATCAGGTTACGGTACGCGATCTGATGCGTGGCGTGATTATCGATTCCGGTAATGATGCCTGTGTGGCGCTGGCGGATCATGTCGCCGGTAGCGAAGCCAGCTTCGTCACCATGATGAACAGCTACGTGCAGAAGCTTGGTTTAACGCACACCCACTTCGAAACCGTGCACGGCCTCGATGCGCCGGGTCAACACACTACCGCACGCGATTTAGCCGTGCTGTCACGTGCCATCATCAGCGGCGAGCCCGATTTCTACGCCATGTACGGCGAGAAAACCCTGACCTGGAACGGTATCACCCAAAACAACCGCAACGGCTTGCTGTGGGACCAGAATCTGCACGTCGATGGCCTGAAAACCGGTCATACCGAAAGCGCTGGCTTCAATATCATCGCGTCGAATGTGGTAGGGCGTCATCGCCTGATCGCGGTGATTATGGGCGGCAAGAGTCCGAAAGGGCGTGAAGATCAGGCACGTAAACTGCTGGTGTGGGGCCAAAACAACTTTGATACCGTGCAGCTGTTCCACGCGGGCAAGAAAATCGGTACGGAAAACGTCTGGTACGGCAATCCGCACCAGGTGGATGTCGGCACTACCCAGGATATCTATCTGTCACTGCCGCGCACTGAAGTTTCCAATGTGATGGCCAAGTATGTGATTGATCGCAAAGACCTGGAAGCACCGTTAAAAGCGGGCGAGCAGATTGGTGAAATCCAGGTGATGGACAAAGATAAGCAGCTGGCAAGCTATCCGCTCTACACGCTGCAAGCGGTTGATCAGGCAGGCATCATCACGCGCATCAGTGATTACCTGAAAAAGAAACTGTAATCCATCGCGTATTTTAGCGTTGCCATCATCGCCGCTACACGGCGGTGATGGCACAATCGAGCTTTCTGCTGCTGATCTGAGGCAAAGTATGAAAGCATGGATTGTTGAACGTCATCCGCAAAGCTGGCTTGGCTATCACCTGCAAGGACCGTGGGAGGAGACCGTGCCGCGTGGCTTTGACCGACTGAAACGTTGGGTCAGTGAGCATGATGCGAAAGGTGAATGGCTGGCTATTTATTACGGTAATCCGCGAGAGCTGTCGCCGGAAGAGTTGCGGGTTGAAACGGTGATTACTGCAGCGGAAGCGGTTATTCCCGCCCCCGGTGACGATATCGAAAAAGGCCTGTTGCCCGGCGGACGCTATTTCCATGCCCGCGTCGAGGTACGTAATAACGAATTTTATGAGGCGTGGTGCAGTTTGTTCGATAAGTTAAACAAGCAGCGTGAATGGCAAGTCGATAATCGTCCCTGTTTCGAACAGTACCTTTCCGACGGATCCGACAGCGGCAATTGGCTGGTGGATATGTTCATTCCGGTGCGTGCGGCTGAATAAAATACGCGGTCACCATGAATGGCGACCCTACAAAACACGCCCGTAGGGTCGCCATTTATGGTGACCGATTCAATCACCGCACAAAACCCGATGCGTTACATCAATGTTTCTATTGAGAAAACCAGATGTAACATGCATGTTTTATTTCACGTAAAGACGAAAAAGATTGCGTTCAACCCTGATGGTTCGCGTCTTGCCAGGGTAACATAGCGCGCAAATCGTTACCGTTCCCGGACAACCATGTTACGCGCCGACAAGCCCATCTCGCCGATTGAGTTCTGGTTCTACCGCCACTATCGCATCATGCATGGTGTACGCATCGCTATCGCCTTTGTGCTGTGCTTCCTGTTTGTACGCCTCACCGATATTCCTGAAGGCACCTGGCCGCTGATTACGCTGGTGGTAGTGATGGGGCCAATTTCAACCTGGGGCAACGTGCTGCCGCGCGTAGTCCAGCGCATCAGCGGCACCTTCGCCGGTTTACTTTCCGGCTTGATTGCCCTGAAGCTGGAGCTGTTTTCCCTGCCGGTGATGCTGGTGTGGTGCGCCATCGTGATGGTGGTTTGCGGTTACCTGACGCTGGGAAAACATCCCTATATGGCGTTGCTGATCGGCATCACGCTTGGCGTGGTGGTGGGCGCACCGGCCGGTGATTTCACTATCGCCATGTGGCGCGGCGGGGATGTGATTCTGGGGTCGCTGATGGCGCTGCTGTTTAGTGCCATCTGG contains:
- a CDS encoding GyrI-like domain-containing protein → MKAWIVERHPQSWLGYHLQGPWEETVPRGFDRLKRWVSEHDAKGEWLAIYYGNPRELSPEELRVETVITAAEAVIPAPGDDIEKGLLPGGRYFHARVEVRNNEFYEAWCSLFDKLNKQREWQVDNRPCFEQYLSDGSDSGNWLVDMFIPVRAAE
- the dacD gene encoding serine-type D-Ala-D-Ala carboxypeptidase DacD, producing the protein MKRRLLVTVSGMIVWASLAQADDSMPFPLTPPPIDAASWVLMDATTGQILTAGNPDEERNPASLTKLMTGYVVDRAIDQNKVSRDDKVTIGKDAWGAGNPVFKGSSLMFLKPGDQVTVRDLMRGVIIDSGNDACVALADHVAGSEASFVTMMNSYVQKLGLTHTHFETVHGLDAPGQHTTARDLAVLSRAIISGEPDFYAMYGEKTLTWNGITQNNRNGLLWDQNLHVDGLKTGHTESAGFNIIASNVVGRHRLIAVIMGGKSPKGREDQARKLLVWGQNNFDTVQLFHAGKKIGTENVWYGNPHQVDVGTTQDIYLSLPRTEVSNVMAKYVIDRKDLEAPLKAGEQIGEIQVMDKDKQLASYPLYTLQAVDQAGIITRISDYLKKKL